From the genome of Fusarium oxysporum f. sp. lycopersici 4287 chromosome 3, whole genome shotgun sequence, one region includes:
- a CDS encoding alcohol dehydrogenase: MLTQISRSFIPAIYSTARFRTLIYYTKLGPRYLSTMKALVYRAVNAVSLQDRPIPTLSSPTDAIIKVTKTTICGTDLHIRKGDVATCQPGRVLGHEGVGIVHSTGSFVTRFKKGDRVLISCISSCATCEYCRKGMYSHCISGGWILGNTIDGTQAEFVRVPFADSSLYAIPPGADEAALVMLSDIFPTGLECGVLNGKVQPGGIVAIVGSGPIGLAALVTAQMYSPSKIIIVDMDAKRLEVAKHLGATKIIDSSKENPVASVMAATDGKGCDSVVEAVGIPATFELCQELLAPGGTLANVGVHGTKADLHLQKLWDRNISITTRLVDTVTTPMLLKLVGSGKLKPSLLITHHFKFSDMEKAYETFGKAAQHGALKVVIDVD; this comes from the exons ATGCTTACTCAAATCTCAAGGTCATTCATTCCTGCCATCTATAGCACTGCCCGGTTTAGAACCTTGATTTACTACACTAAACTCGGTCCCAGATACTTATCTACGATGAAGGCTCTCGTCTACAGGGCAGTCAATGCGGTATCCCTCCAGGATCGGCCTATTCCCACCCTTTCATCTCCAACTGATGCCATCATAAAGGTCACAAAGACAACTATTTGTGGTACAGACCTGCACATCCGAAAGGGCGATGTGGCTACCTGCCAGCCCGGCCGCGTCTTAGGTCACGAAGGCGTTGGTATTGTGCACTCCACAGGATCCTTTGTCACGCGGTTCAAGAAAGGTGATCGTGTGCTAATCTCGTGTATCTCGAGCTGCGCGACTTGCGAGTACTGTCGTAAAGGCATGTACAGCCACTGCATATCGGGAGGCTGGATCCTCGGAAACACCATAGATGGCACGCAAGCTGAGTTTGTCCGCGTTCCATTCGCTGACTCAAGCCTTTATGCCATCCCCCCGGGTGCTGATGAGGCTGCCTTGGTCATGCTGAGTGACATATTCCCCACAGGACTAGAATGTGGCGTGTTGAATGGCAAGGTACAGCCAGGAGGCATCGTTGCCATCGTGGGATCTGGTCCTATAGGTTTGGCGGCTTTGGTCACGGCCCAGATGTACTCACCGTCCAAAATTATCATTGTCGACATGGACGCCAAGAGGCTAGAAGTTGCGAAGCACCTGGGCGCCACCAAGATAATTGACAGTTCCAAAGAGAACCCAGTTGCTAGTGTTATGGCTGCAACAGACGGCAAGGGATGCGAttctgttgttgaggctgtGGGAATCCCAGCAACATTCGAGCTATGTCAAGAGTTACTGGCACCCGGCGGCACCTTAGCCAACGTCGGGGTTCACGGTACAAAAGCGGATCTTCACCTACAGAAGCTCTGGGATAGAAATATCT CCATCACCACGAGACTTGTTGACACTGTCACTACACCCATGCTTCTCAAGTTAGTTGGGTCAGGCAAGTTGAAGCCAAGCCTACTCATCACGCATC ACTTTAAGTTCAGTGACATGGAGAAGGCTTATGAAACGTTTGGAAAGGCGGCTCAGCATGGGGCCTTGAAGGTAGTTATTGACGTGGACTGA
- a CDS encoding alcohol dehydrogenase, protein MLTQISRSFIPAIYSTARFRTLIYYTKLGPRYLSTMKALVYRAVNAVSLQDRPIPTLSSPTDAIIKVTKTTICGTDLHIRKGDVATCQPGRVLGHEGVGIVHSTGSFVTRFKKGDRVLISCISSCATCEYCRKGMYSHCISGGWILGNTIDGTQAEFVRVPFADSSLYAIPPGADEAALVMLSDIFPTGLECGVLNGKVQPGGIVAIVGSGPIGLAALVTAQMYSPSKIIIVDMDAKRLEVAKHLGATKIIDSSKENPVASVMAATDGKGCDSVVEAVGIPATFELCQELLAPGGTLANVGVHGTKADLHLQKLWDRNISITTRLVDTVTTPMLLKLVGSGKLKPSLLITHRKQKLDSIKKELTYWSRL, encoded by the exons ATGCTTACTCAAATCTCAAGGTCATTCATTCCTGCCATCTATAGCACTGCCCGGTTTAGAACCTTGATTTACTACACTAAACTCGGTCCCAGATACTTATCTACGATGAAGGCTCTCGTCTACAGGGCAGTCAATGCGGTATCCCTCCAGGATCGGCCTATTCCCACCCTTTCATCTCCAACTGATGCCATCATAAAGGTCACAAAGACAACTATTTGTGGTACAGACCTGCACATCCGAAAGGGCGATGTGGCTACCTGCCAGCCCGGCCGCGTCTTAGGTCACGAAGGCGTTGGTATTGTGCACTCCACAGGATCCTTTGTCACGCGGTTCAAGAAAGGTGATCGTGTGCTAATCTCGTGTATCTCGAGCTGCGCGACTTGCGAGTACTGTCGTAAAGGCATGTACAGCCACTGCATATCGGGAGGCTGGATCCTCGGAAACACCATAGATGGCACGCAAGCTGAGTTTGTCCGCGTTCCATTCGCTGACTCAAGCCTTTATGCCATCCCCCCGGGTGCTGATGAGGCTGCCTTGGTCATGCTGAGTGACATATTCCCCACAGGACTAGAATGTGGCGTGTTGAATGGCAAGGTACAGCCAGGAGGCATCGTTGCCATCGTGGGATCTGGTCCTATAGGTTTGGCGGCTTTGGTCACGGCCCAGATGTACTCACCGTCCAAAATTATCATTGTCGACATGGACGCCAAGAGGCTAGAAGTTGCGAAGCACCTGGGCGCCACCAAGATAATTGACAGTTCCAAAGAGAACCCAGTTGCTAGTGTTATGGCTGCAACAGACGGCAAGGGATGCGAttctgttgttgaggctgtGGGAATCCCAGCAACATTCGAGCTATGTCAAGAGTTACTGGCACCCGGCGGCACCTTAGCCAACGTCGGGGTTCACGGTACAAAAGCGGATCTTCACCTACAGAAGCTCTGGGATAGAAATATCT CCATCACCACGAGACTTGTTGACACTGTCACTACACCCATGCTTCTCAAGTTAGTTGGGTCAGGCAAGTTGAAGCCAAGCCTACTCATCACGCATCGTAAGCAAAAACTTGATTCAATCAAGAAAGAGCTAACCTATTGGTCTAGACTTTAA